The following proteins come from a genomic window of Gottfriedia acidiceleris:
- the spxA gene encoding transcriptional regulator SpxA, which translates to MVNLYVTPSCTSCRKAKAWLEEHDIDYSVKNIMNESLTLEEIKSILRMTETGTEEIISKKSKTFQELNINIESLPLNELYKLIINNPKMLRMPIIVDEKRLQVGYNEEEIRSFLPRKLRTFSYIKSQKVAN; encoded by the coding sequence ATGGTGAATCTATATGTAACACCAAGTTGTACATCCTGTCGAAAAGCAAAAGCTTGGCTAGAGGAACATGATATTGATTATAGTGTGAAAAATATTATGAACGAATCACTTACACTTGAGGAGATTAAATCTATTCTTCGTATGACAGAAACTGGTACTGAAGAGATTATATCGAAAAAATCAAAAACGTTTCAGGAATTAAATATAAATATTGAATCGCTCCCACTTAATGAATTATATAAATTAATCATAAATAATCCAAAAATGTTGCGCATGCCAATAATCGTAGACGAAAAAAGATTACAGGTTGGTTATAATGAAGAGGAAATTCGTAGTTTTCTTCCTCGTAAGCTACGTACATTTTCATACATTAAATCACAAAAAGTAGCTAATTAA
- a CDS encoding GNAT family N-acetyltransferase, which produces MSKLEFFEIETSRLKLRRFKDEDVSNFYKYRSNADVAIYQGWENYTYEQATNFIEKQKSAEMNIPDSWVQVAIENKMDGQLIGDIGVHTLSNPKNQVEVGFTLEPMYQHKGYAFEALQGILDYLFNELNKEKINAIAVEQNSSSIKLLKKLGFHEMKKIENSLFKGQYVTEFMFGLSKNDWNKK; this is translated from the coding sequence ATGAGCAAACTAGAATTTTTTGAAATAGAGACTAGTCGATTAAAACTTAGAAGGTTTAAAGATGAAGATGTTAGCAACTTTTATAAATATCGTTCAAATGCGGATGTGGCGATTTATCAAGGCTGGGAAAATTATACATACGAACAAGCGACTAATTTTATCGAAAAACAAAAGTCAGCTGAAATGAATATTCCTGATTCATGGGTTCAAGTAGCGATTGAAAATAAAATGGATGGTCAACTAATAGGGGATATTGGAGTACACACTTTATCGAATCCTAAAAATCAAGTTGAAGTCGGCTTTACGTTAGAGCCAATGTACCAGCATAAGGGATATGCCTTTGAAGCATTACAAGGGATTCTTGATTATTTATTTAATGAATTAAATAAAGAAAAAATTAACGCAATCGCTGTAGAACAAAATTCTTCTTCAATTAAATTACTAAAAAAATTAGGATTTCATGAAATGAAAAAAATAGAAAATTCTTTGTTTAAAGGCCAATATGTAACTGAATTTATGTTTGGGCTTTCGAAAAATGATTGGAATAAAAAGTAG
- a CDS encoding SH3 domain-containing protein — MIKSIYKTTLALSILTGGLLYGNTTPSSNKTVEAATISGTVTASVLNVRSGPSTSYKVIGTLKKGAKVTITSISGSWYKIKSGTKIGWVSSKYIKKAPITVSATTVNKMKTLGTSKQLIIVSAENESTRNVLIETFEKSGTSWKKLHTYSGVIGKNGMISSKQEGDYETPEGKYTITTAFGRYSNPGTKMTYRKITANDVFVDDSNSKLYNTWQLASENNGRWKTAEKMNISQYDYGFVINYNTARTPGKGSAIFFHVAGASGYTAGCTATSKTNVISILKWLDPAKKPLIIQTPLNKLTQY; from the coding sequence ATGATTAAAAGTATTTACAAAACAACTTTGGCACTATCAATTTTAACTGGAGGTTTACTCTATGGAAATACTACTCCGAGTTCAAATAAAACCGTGGAAGCTGCGACGATAAGCGGTACAGTAACTGCATCAGTTTTAAATGTAAGAAGCGGTCCTAGTACTAGTTATAAAGTAATTGGGACACTTAAAAAGGGTGCGAAAGTTACGATTACAAGCATAAGTGGATCTTGGTATAAAATAAAAAGTGGAACAAAAATTGGATGGGTTTCAAGTAAATATATTAAAAAAGCTCCAATAACTGTTTCCGCCACAACCGTGAATAAAATGAAAACTTTAGGTACTTCAAAACAATTAATCATTGTGTCAGCAGAAAATGAAAGTACAAGAAATGTTTTAATTGAAACATTTGAAAAAAGCGGTACTAGTTGGAAAAAATTACATACATATTCAGGTGTGATCGGTAAAAACGGCATGATTAGTAGTAAGCAAGAGGGTGATTATGAAACACCTGAAGGGAAATATACAATTACAACAGCATTCGGTAGATATTCAAATCCAGGTACGAAAATGACATACCGCAAAATTACTGCAAATGATGTATTTGTAGATGATTCAAATAGTAAATTATATAATACTTGGCAATTGGCATCAGAAAATAATGGTAGATGGAAAACTGCCGAAAAGATGAATATATCTCAATATGATTATGGATTTGTTATTAACTATAATACTGCGAGAACCCCAGGAAAAGGTAGTGCAATCTTTTTTCACGTAGCTGGAGCTTCGGGATATACTGCAGGCTGCACAGCTACATCTAAAACAAATGTAATCTCTATTTTAAAATGGTTAGATCCTGCAAAAAAACCACTAATTATTCAAACACCATTGAATAAATTAACTCAATATTAA
- a CDS encoding DHA2 family efflux MFS transporter permease subunit codes for MNNQQNSADTQFSVKTIIGPMMAVIVGMIMVILDSTVVNVALPGITTYFKSDLTKMQWTITGYTLALSAVIPLAGWMSDRFGAKKIFLLTILFFTIGSVLCSVAQSPEQLILFRVIQGIGGGMVAPIGMAIIFRLAPPEKIGSIMGMLGIPMLLAPALGPVISGWFVEYSTWHWIFLINLPIGIIAMLIGAKFLPNFESKSVPALDGLGIIIAPIAFSMLAYGVSQSSTSWTSKGTLTGLIVGGVALLLFIFVELRLKQPLLELRVFKSSDFVRSILITWIMQIALFGSFLIVPLFLQTVKQYGAFETGLIMLPQALASALMMPIGGKMYDKVGARPMALVGLTIITSALFIFSKISVDSSDTFIMLTLAMMGAGMGLSMMPINTHVLQSAPRHLVSRVTPLTAAAQQVMVSFAVAGMAGFLTSSTKDYMAKTTNPLNAMISAFGDTFLLAAGIALVGALLAIILRKPKMLDADASKADLDESKSSMMVGH; via the coding sequence ATGAATAATCAGCAAAACTCGGCTGACACGCAGTTTAGCGTAAAAACGATTATTGGTCCAATGATGGCAGTAATCGTAGGTATGATCATGGTTATTTTAGATAGTACGGTAGTAAACGTAGCATTACCTGGAATTACCACATATTTTAAATCAGATTTAACAAAAATGCAGTGGACGATTACAGGTTATACATTGGCATTATCAGCTGTTATACCACTTGCAGGCTGGATGTCTGATCGTTTTGGAGCTAAGAAAATTTTCTTATTAACGATTTTGTTTTTTACAATCGGTTCAGTTCTTTGTTCAGTAGCACAATCTCCTGAACAGTTAATTTTATTTCGAGTAATACAAGGTATTGGTGGAGGAATGGTTGCGCCAATCGGTATGGCAATTATCTTTCGATTAGCTCCTCCAGAAAAAATCGGTTCAATTATGGGAATGCTTGGAATTCCGATGTTACTTGCACCTGCATTAGGTCCGGTTATCTCAGGATGGTTTGTAGAGTATTCTACTTGGCATTGGATTTTCCTAATTAATTTACCAATCGGTATTATTGCAATGTTAATTGGTGCTAAATTTTTACCTAACTTTGAATCTAAATCAGTACCTGCTTTAGACGGATTAGGAATAATCATTGCTCCAATCGCTTTTTCAATGTTAGCTTACGGAGTTAGTCAAAGTTCAACAAGTTGGACTTCAAAAGGAACATTAACAGGTTTAATTGTTGGTGGTGTTGCATTATTACTTTTCATCTTTGTTGAGCTTCGCCTAAAACAACCTTTACTTGAGTTACGTGTATTTAAATCGTCTGATTTTGTTAGGAGTATTTTAATTACATGGATTATGCAAATTGCTTTATTCGGTTCTTTCCTAATTGTTCCATTATTTTTACAAACAGTTAAACAATATGGGGCTTTTGAAACGGGCTTAATTATGTTACCTCAAGCATTAGCTTCTGCTTTAATGATGCCAATTGGTGGTAAAATGTATGATAAAGTTGGAGCTAGACCGATGGCGTTAGTTGGTTTAACAATTATTACATCTGCACTATTTATTTTCTCTAAAATTTCAGTCGACTCATCAGATACATTTATTATGTTAACACTTGCTATGATGGGTGCTGGAATGGGATTATCAATGATGCCGATTAATACACATGTATTGCAATCTGCACCAAGACATTTAGTAAGTCGTGTAACACCTTTAACTGCAGCTGCTCAGCAAGTAATGGTATCATTTGCAGTAGCAGGTATGGCTGGGTTTTTAACTTCTAGTACAAAGGATTACATGGCTAAAACAACAAATCCATTAAATGCAATGATTTCAGCATTTGGTGATACATTCTTACTAGCAGCAGGTATCGCATTAGTAGGAGCGTTGTTAGCAATTATTTTACGTAAACCAAAAATGCTAGACGCAGATGCGTCAAAAGCAGATCTTGACGAGTCAAAATCTTCAATGATGGTCGGACATTAA
- a CDS encoding sensor domain-containing diguanylate cyclase: MNRKRIPLLLVILVSIIFVGSSLYYFNKTETTKFEKSFNIDYHNIQDYSKTGSDFTEVLKIYSNEFLNKDESNNAAKDTSYIHYDPIKKEFNSDSIKDTLSENKKGNITGIGKPNDNPVKFKEILLADRLNNYFSEIYSSYPEITWIYYTSISGFNNLYPFVPSNEFKFSNELLKEESTTLGTIETNPYRKPYWSSPYLDSAGKGMMVTVSSPVDYKQRYVGSISIDITFENLSRELNKDYTAILSDNEGNIIASSNKEFLSSNKIINMTKLDQKFSKGSLAKINTMQNETLTTINGMKVLKCDFPGTDWTFYYILTTSALLKIIGMKILPILFITILLVWITWIAEKRMDAEKKLKLLVNDLEFKKNELEDLSSKDPLTGVLNRRGLHDLILSDLEKTTETELNCSFLIFDIDNFKKINDQYGHTMGDFVLNQSAKLIKELIRNDDYLGRWGGEEFLIVLPNTPFNQSKEIAERLRCAIEEHVFHFESINIHVTMTFGLARFNSKKGVVESINRADKAMYVGKQNGKNCVICYEDLNGETPSSL; this comes from the coding sequence ATGAACCGTAAACGTATCCCATTATTGTTGGTCATCTTAGTATCAATCATTTTTGTAGGTAGTTCACTTTATTATTTTAATAAAACTGAAACAACTAAGTTTGAAAAAAGCTTTAATATTGATTATCACAACATACAAGATTATTCAAAAACAGGTTCTGATTTCACTGAAGTTTTAAAAATCTATTCAAATGAATTTTTAAATAAAGATGAAAGTAATAATGCCGCAAAAGACACGAGTTACATCCATTATGATCCGATAAAAAAAGAGTTCAATAGTGATTCAATCAAAGATACTCTGAGTGAAAATAAAAAAGGGAATATTACAGGTATCGGAAAGCCAAATGATAATCCTGTGAAATTTAAGGAAATTTTGTTGGCTGATCGATTAAATAACTATTTTTCAGAAATATATAGTTCGTATCCTGAAATTACTTGGATTTATTATACAAGCATCTCTGGGTTTAATAATTTATATCCTTTTGTACCGTCGAATGAATTTAAATTTTCAAATGAATTATTAAAAGAAGAAAGTACGACATTAGGAACAATCGAAACAAATCCGTATCGCAAACCTTATTGGAGCAGTCCTTATTTGGACAGTGCAGGAAAAGGGATGATGGTAACAGTATCTTCACCTGTTGATTATAAACAAAGATATGTTGGATCAATTTCAATTGATATTACCTTTGAAAATTTAAGTAGAGAATTAAATAAAGATTATACAGCAATTTTATCTGACAATGAGGGAAATATCATAGCTTCTTCAAATAAAGAATTTTTATCATCTAATAAAATCATAAATATGACAAAATTAGATCAAAAGTTTTCTAAAGGATCTTTAGCTAAAATAAATACAATGCAGAATGAAACACTCACAACGATAAACGGCATGAAAGTGCTAAAATGTGATTTTCCAGGTACGGACTGGACGTTTTATTATATTTTGACAACCTCAGCTTTGCTAAAAATCATTGGCATGAAGATTCTACCAATACTATTTATCACAATTCTTTTAGTATGGATTACTTGGATAGCTGAAAAAAGAATGGATGCTGAAAAAAAATTAAAGTTATTAGTAAATGATTTAGAATTTAAGAAAAACGAGTTAGAAGATCTTTCATCAAAGGATCCTTTAACTGGAGTTTTAAATCGAAGAGGGCTCCACGACTTGATCCTATCTGATTTAGAAAAAACAACTGAAACGGAATTAAACTGCTCATTTTTGATTTTTGATATCGATAATTTTAAAAAAATTAATGATCAATATGGGCATACAATGGGAGATTTTGTATTAAATCAGAGTGCTAAACTAATTAAAGAATTGATTCGTAATGATGATTATTTAGGACGATGGGGTGGCGAAGAGTTTTTAATCGTATTACCCAATACACCGTTTAATCAATCGAAAGAAATAGCTGAAAGACTTAGATGTGCGATTGAGGAACACGTATTTCATTTCGAAAGTATAAACATACACGTAACGATGACCTTTGGATTGGCGAGATTTAACTCTAAAAAGGGTGTTGTTGAAAGTATTAATCGTGCTGATAAGGCTATGTATGTAGGAAAACAAAACGGGAAAAATTGTGTTATTTGTTACGAAGATTTGAACGGTGAAACACCTTCTAGTTTATAG
- a CDS encoding RrF2 family transcriptional regulator — MNSDFTLAIHSLTYLALQPDRMSTSDAISESACVHPVRIRKVLSLLKKHGFIKSKEGTGGGFIFAVDLNEVNLWDIYIITSEGALQPKCPESNEKCVVGANMQNVLFNIFLGAEKHLGGYLKQYTIKDIVDHIKCEK; from the coding sequence ATGAATAGTGATTTTACTCTTGCCATTCATAGTTTAACTTATCTTGCGCTGCAGCCGGATCGGATGTCTACAAGTGATGCAATATCAGAAAGTGCCTGTGTCCATCCAGTTCGTATTCGTAAAGTGCTTAGTTTGTTAAAAAAGCATGGATTTATAAAATCGAAGGAAGGAACTGGTGGTGGATTTATATTCGCAGTAGATTTAAATGAAGTTAATCTATGGGACATTTATATAATCACCTCTGAGGGAGCACTACAGCCTAAGTGCCCAGAATCAAATGAAAAGTGTGTTGTTGGGGCAAATATGCAAAATGTTCTTTTTAATATTTTCTTAGGTGCAGAAAAACATCTTGGGGGATATTTAAAGCAATATACTATTAAGGACATTGTCGATCATATCAAATGTGAGAAGTGA
- a CDS encoding DUF3243 domain-containing protein produces MSILDNWDQWKDFLGDRLEATGDKGVGEGAISEMAYRLGNYLANEVEPKNAEEQILKDLWNVADEQEQHTIAHLMMKYVKNK; encoded by the coding sequence ATGTCAATTTTAGATAACTGGGATCAATGGAAAGATTTTTTAGGTGATCGATTAGAAGCAACAGGTGACAAAGGTGTTGGTGAAGGGGCTATTTCTGAAATGGCATATCGCTTAGGAAATTACTTAGCAAATGAAGTAGAACCAAAAAATGCAGAAGAGCAAATTCTAAAAGACCTTTGGAATGTTGCAGATGAACAAGAACAACATACAATTGCTCATCTAATGATGAAGTATGTAAAAAATAAATAA
- the lysS gene encoding lysine--tRNA ligase, giving the protein MHWAIKIANELIEKYPNKETYVCASGISPSGSVHIGNFREIITTYFVVKALNNLGKKTRFIFSWDDFDRFRKVPNKIDPTYHRFIGKAYSNIPDPYGCHSTYAEHFETEFENSLCELGIEVEFIYQSKEYKSGRYNEDIIHAIEKRKEIYNILMKFKTSMPNEQERNDFYPITLYCENCEKDDPSITQYNKESKTLHYTCRCGFSNQLSVEVADNIKLKWKFDWAMRWMKEDVVFEPGGRDHSSETGSYNVSKEIAKAIFDYDAPHYTPYEFIGIKGQNQKMSSSTGNLITPAELLEIYLPEVILFMFAKYKPTAAFNIGLDEDVIKNYSEFERYQSNYIDQSLHYLDICQSVEFAHIGKIDKKYPKFNHVANVLPLINYNVDLLKDIFVNNGENYSSIEIEKISLMAEYWIKKYNPQKNSMINEKQGIGFYHSLTEGQKFWLKNLCSYLLNNEALDQTELMKELYAICYHEDKKIMKANQKTFFTMIYQLVLNRTSGPPIPLLFQVVNKNQLINLLNFNES; this is encoded by the coding sequence ATGCATTGGGCAATTAAAATCGCAAATGAATTAATTGAAAAATATCCAAATAAAGAAACTTATGTATGTGCATCTGGCATAAGTCCATCGGGGTCGGTTCATATTGGAAATTTTCGTGAGATCATTACAACTTATTTTGTTGTGAAAGCTTTAAATAATTTAGGTAAGAAAACAAGATTTATCTTTTCTTGGGATGATTTTGATCGTTTTAGGAAGGTCCCGAATAAAATTGATCCAACTTATCATCGTTTTATAGGGAAAGCTTATTCAAATATTCCTGATCCATATGGCTGTCACTCAACATACGCTGAACACTTTGAAACAGAATTTGAAAATTCCTTATGTGAACTAGGCATTGAGGTTGAGTTTATTTATCAAAGTAAAGAATACAAATCTGGTAGATACAATGAAGACATAATACATGCTATTGAGAAAAGAAAAGAAATTTATAATATTTTAATGAAGTTCAAAACAAGCATGCCAAATGAACAAGAACGTAATGATTTTTACCCTATTACTCTTTACTGTGAAAATTGCGAGAAAGATGATCCTTCAATAACCCAATATAATAAGGAAAGCAAAACTTTACATTATACTTGTCGCTGTGGATTTTCAAATCAATTATCTGTAGAAGTTGCAGACAATATTAAATTAAAATGGAAATTTGATTGGGCTATGAGGTGGATGAAAGAAGACGTTGTATTTGAACCTGGTGGAAGAGATCATTCATCTGAAACCGGTAGTTACAATGTTTCAAAAGAAATTGCTAAAGCCATATTTGACTATGATGCACCTCATTATACACCGTATGAGTTTATTGGAATAAAAGGTCAAAACCAAAAAATGTCGAGCTCCACTGGTAATTTAATAACACCTGCTGAGTTATTGGAAATCTATTTACCAGAAGTGATTCTCTTTATGTTTGCTAAATATAAACCAACAGCAGCATTTAATATTGGTCTAGATGAAGATGTGATTAAAAACTATTCAGAATTTGAACGGTATCAATCAAATTATATTGATCAATCTTTACACTATTTAGATATTTGCCAATCGGTCGAATTTGCACATATTGGCAAAATTGATAAAAAATATCCAAAATTTAATCATGTAGCTAACGTTCTGCCTCTCATTAATTACAATGTAGATTTATTAAAAGACATATTTGTTAATAATGGAGAAAATTACTCATCCATTGAAATAGAGAAAATTAGTCTTATGGCAGAATATTGGATTAAAAAATACAATCCACAAAAAAATAGCATGATAAACGAAAAACAAGGTATTGGATTTTATCACTCTTTAACTGAAGGTCAGAAATTTTGGCTGAAAAATTTATGTAGCTATCTATTAAATAATGAGGCCCTAGATCAAACTGAATTAATGAAAGAATTATATGCGATTTGTTATCATGAAGATAAAAAAATAATGAAAGCAAATCAAAAAACTTTTTTCACAATGATTTATCAGCTTGTTTTAAATAGAACAAGTGGACCACCTATTCCATTGTTGTTTCAAGTAGTGAATAAAAATCAGCTAATCAATTTATTAAACTTCAACGAAAGTTAA
- a CDS encoding DegV family protein → MNLKIITDSAADLPKEIIEQYNIDVIPLRVYSEDEKEYFDGLTLDSKTLFNEMRNGKVFKTSLPSYEYIYNTFVKYAKENTPCIYIAFSSELSGTYQSAVMVKNEFGEEFPDFDIEIFDTKSASIGQGLIAVNAARLAMNGATKEEVVNNIQDSIQHIEHIFTVDDLQYLVRGGRLSKVAGFVGNLLNIKPILHVEDGKLIPIEKIRGSKKLIKRILEIMESRGTNLSTQLIGISHGDDLDKAIEIKNAMAETVGCKEFVINSIGSAIGAHAGPGTLAIFFMNENKK, encoded by the coding sequence ATGAATTTAAAAATAATTACGGATAGTGCGGCGGATTTACCAAAAGAGATCATCGAACAATATAATATTGATGTCATTCCATTACGCGTTTATTCGGAAGATGAAAAAGAATATTTTGATGGTTTAACATTGGATTCAAAGACTTTATTTAATGAAATGCGTAATGGAAAAGTATTTAAAACGTCTCTTCCGTCGTATGAGTATATTTATAACACCTTCGTTAAATATGCGAAAGAAAATACACCATGTATTTATATTGCGTTTTCTTCTGAACTTTCTGGTACATATCAATCTGCAGTAATGGTAAAAAATGAGTTTGGCGAGGAATTTCCTGATTTTGATATAGAGATATTTGATACAAAAAGTGCATCAATCGGACAAGGGTTAATTGCTGTTAATGCTGCAAGGCTTGCGATGAACGGAGCTACAAAAGAAGAGGTTGTTAATAATATACAAGATAGTATACAACATATTGAACATATCTTTACAGTAGATGACCTTCAATATTTGGTGCGTGGAGGTCGCTTAAGTAAAGTGGCTGGTTTTGTAGGTAATTTATTAAATATTAAACCGATTCTACACGTTGAAGATGGAAAGTTAATTCCAATTGAGAAAATTAGAGGTTCAAAAAAATTGATAAAAAGAATTCTTGAAATTATGGAATCTCGAGGGACGAATTTATCAACTCAATTAATTGGTATTTCTCACGGTGACGATCTTGACAAAGCAATTGAAATTAAAAATGCGATGGCAGAGACAGTTGGATGTAAGGAATTTGTCATTAATTCAATCGGATCTGCTATAGGTGCTCATGCAGGACCTGGTACTTTAGCGATATTTTTTATGAACGAAAATAAAAAATAA
- a CDS encoding IDEAL domain-containing protein: MNLNNDSILKIGDWVKGISLHGELVIGYVESLTNFDEVVKVNVITSDHKKTVGKTIQMLNRNVKKIPDSKVTNKEQIHFLIDLALSTGDEDWFKELSSQLNSMRQLVNSVK, translated from the coding sequence ATGAACTTAAATAATGATTCTATTTTAAAAATAGGTGATTGGGTTAAGGGTATATCATTGCATGGAGAATTAGTAATAGGTTATGTTGAATCACTTACTAATTTTGATGAAGTAGTAAAGGTAAATGTCATAACTTCAGATCATAAAAAGACTGTTGGAAAGACCATTCAAATGTTAAATAGAAACGTAAAGAAAATTCCTGATTCGAAAGTGACAAACAAAGAACAGATTCACTTTCTAATTGACTTGGCCCTCTCAACTGGAGATGAGGATTGGTTTAAGGAGCTATCTTCACAGTTAAACTCAATGAGGCAACTTGTTAATAGTGTAAAATAA
- a CDS encoding DUF6944 family repetitive protein yields the protein MRDLVDDLPLIGAYFLLFGTTTAAVGISSKKIVSENFGRSLFAKGNAIEAFGNSIQAIGREKLYKRAKIENENEIEKEFELTMMIGAWLQAIGNGTNTFATNLEIEGLEREGFRLNAIGGVIQSIGAQIETIGALMEGTQLDKIEAYGNQLIGLGALIDGIANAALLRDKMILGEDLLLVGSWVQVFGAILIIYALRNKRSEYEREQLEYRYGYYPNKQFEW from the coding sequence TTGAGGGATTTAGTTGATGATTTACCCCTAATCGGTGCGTATTTTTTATTATTTGGTACAACAACGGCGGCTGTTGGTATTTCAAGTAAAAAGATCGTTAGTGAAAACTTTGGTAGAAGTTTATTCGCTAAAGGTAATGCAATCGAAGCATTTGGCAACAGTATTCAAGCTATTGGAAGAGAAAAATTATATAAGAGAGCAAAAATAGAAAATGAAAATGAAATAGAAAAAGAATTTGAATTAACAATGATGATTGGTGCTTGGCTTCAAGCGATTGGAAATGGTACAAATACATTTGCAACAAATTTAGAAATAGAAGGATTGGAAAGAGAAGGATTTAGATTAAATGCGATTGGTGGTGTCATTCAATCAATTGGTGCACAAATTGAAACAATTGGAGCATTGATGGAAGGGACGCAACTAGATAAAATTGAGGCATATGGCAATCAATTAATCGGTTTAGGTGCTTTAATTGACGGAATTGCTAATGCTGCATTACTACGTGATAAGATGATTTTAGGAGAAGATTTATTACTTGTTGGTAGCTGGGTTCAAGTGTTCGGAGCAATTTTAATTATTTATGCACTACGAAATAAAAGAAGCGAATATGAGAGAGAACAATTAGAATATCGTTATGGCTATTATCCAAATAAACAGTTCGAATGGTAA